In Ammospiza nelsoni isolate bAmmNel1 chromosome 30, bAmmNel1.pri, whole genome shotgun sequence, the DNA window GAGGGCAGGGTGCTTGGCACAGCACATTTGAGCCCAGCTGCACCATTTTCCTATCATTTTTCTCTGTGCAGATGGGGCAGCACCATCAGGGCCACCCTTGTCattgctcccagctccaggcctGCCACTTAGTGCTGCTCTGTCACTGTCTGACACCCCTCAAATCTTGTGTTGGGTGCATGTGGGACAAGCACAGTGTACAGAAGGGGCTCCCCATCCACCATTAACCCTGGATGTGCCACCACGGATCCCTGGTAACCCCATTTCTGTGTCTCTCCCTCCAGGATCACACCTCAACACCAAACCACTGAACTTCACCCACGTTCTGACACATCcctgaggagagaggagaggagagcagagagtggaggggagcagggctggctgtacATGTTTCTATAGGCTAATGGCATGATTCCTGTATGAGATATACTTACCCTCCTATCCGCATGACTGACTGACTGCAAGACGCATGAGCTACAGTTCTTCAAACAGATGAGGGGCCTCCATCCTTGCCCCAGAGACAGCACCACGCACCAGGGGCCTGCTCTCAGCTCCTTGGGGAGGCaagagctggagcagaagaaaaggagaaggaaggagattGCACCTCCGTGCGTGGATGCATCCCCGGGCgtgagctccagctgcaggaggaaagcTGGCACAGCGTGGCCCAGCTCAGCGTGGAAGGAGAGGTGCTTGGCCCCCCCTGCAAAtgcctgtgctgcctctgctggaCTTGCTTCTCATCCCTCCCTGTGAGTGTTGGGTTCTGGGGAGGGCAGCAGTGGCCGGAGGGCgccaggggaggctgcagggacagaggggctgctgcagggctgcccttcCTCTCCCCAGCACGTGCAGAgcctcccagcagggcagggcgcACTGAGCTCGTCGCTTCTGTCGAAAGTGTAAAACTGTACAGCAATCAGCCTTGTGTATATGAACCAATAAATACTATGCAAACCCCTAGGGACACTCTAGCAGTATGTACAAagcactgacagctctgctctcatATACCTCTTcaggctgcagggtgggcaAAGCCTTCGGGAAATATTTGAGCAGGAAGGCTGTGGGAGCGAGAGGGCAGCAgcctgcccctgtgctgtgcccctctGCCTGAGCCTGGCCCTTTCCTGGCCTGAAGAGGGGGGTTAGAGGTGCAGTGCCACCAGTTTGTGTTGGCTCCAGCTGCGCTGAGGTGCTCGGGGCCCCAGGGAGGatgtgcagagagagagagagagagagagagcaggaggtgCTCGTGCCACGACGTGGGGTTGTGCCTAGCTCTACTCAGCACAATATCTGCTCAGGAGATGAGCCAGGAGCTAGCAATAGCCAGCAGCTGTGCAATATGCACCCCAGGCAAGGGCTTTGCAGGGAGCCTGGCCTGCCTGCAAGGGGGGGTGAGCAGCCCTGGATCCGACTGCCCCGGGACCAAACCCAGAGCCacgggagctgctgctgccccggTGGCTGCGTTTCCTCCGGGTGGAATCTGCCTGAGCCCTGGGAGCTAGGGAGCCTCCGGGAGAGCcgtgctgggcagagctgcccaggcagctcagagctgggcaggacGCTGACCCTGCTGTAATACTTgagcccaggagagcagggagaaggtAGTGGCACTTGCTCCCaggtccctgcccctgtccttTACCCAGCTGATGCGGGGACCTGGCCCTTTGTAGCACAGCGATGTGGGGACcccctgctctttctgctggaGGTGGCCGCTGCTTTGGAGAGTCTGTTCTCTGTGGCCAGGTGCAGAACAAGCgcccctccagctccaggctgcgTGCTGGTGGCCTcggcagggcagccctgcctctCAGCGGGTGCAATCCGCTGGGAGAGCCCCTGGCTGCCCCGAAAGCCTCGCTGCAGCCCAGCCACCGACCCAGCCCAGCCTCGGAGAGCAAAGCAGTCCCCTCCCCGCCCCAAAGCTGAGCCATACGGGCACAGAGCCTCCATCCATCACCCTCGCTGCGTACAGTAACCTCCCTAGGCCCACTGCAACAGCTGACTCCGTAGCATCACCCTAGAGTTGTGTGTGGGTCCAGTGCTTTGGCCTTGTGTATGCCGTAGGGAATGTGCTGTGCTGAACCGTGCCAGGCACCTGCAGTGACATTGCTTCGCGCTCAGATTGCTTGTAGGGCTGGTAGGGGGAGGCTGCACCCGACATTGAGCCTAGAGAATGCTGCAGTCTGCACACTAGAAGCTTTTTAGAAGTTTTAAagattacttttattttctttttttaattggtaTGGAAACAAGCCTTTTGGATCTCCCTGTCTTAGGCCCCCTGATGTATAGATCATTCCCCTGTACACCAGCTATCAGAATATGAATTAATAAAGAAATCAACACAAGCTGTGTCTCGtctctgcttttccaaaggTGGGGATGACGGAGAGCCCGGGGCTGGGTTCTCTcttgcagggagagcaggggcgGCCGCGTTTCTGCCGTTCCTGGGGAAGCTGAAGGGAGCAGGAGCCCCCGAGGGGCTGAAAGGGCCTCTCTGGGGGTGGGTGATGGGGAAGCGTCCGTGTTACCCCTGCGGAGCTGGCCCGGGGCCGCGGCGCTGCTGAGACCGCACCGGAGAGCACCGGAGAGCACCGGAGAGCACCGGAGAGCACCGGCCCGACCGGCGCTGTCCAGGGTCCGCGCTGCCCCGTGCTCCGGTCCTGTATCCCacccatcccttcccatcccatcccatcccatcccatcccatcccatcccatcccatcccatcccatcctattcCCGTGTCCTGTTCCGTCCCGTCCCATCCCGACCCATTCTcatgtcctgtcctgtcccgtcccatcccatccatccctatTCCCGTGTCGTGTTGTGTTCCATGTCCCATGTCCCTATTCCCGTGTCCCGTGttctgtcccatcccatcctgtcccGACCCATTCCTTCCCATCctattccatcccatcccatccaccCAGACCCATTCCCATgtcctgtcccatcctgtcccGTCCCAACCCGACCcgtcccttcccaccccatccATCCAGACCCATTCCCATgtcctgtcccatcctgtcccGTCCCAACCCGACCcgtcccttcccaccccatccATCCAGacccattccccattcccatgtCGTGTCATGTCCTGTCCCGTCCCAACACgtcctgtcccatcccattcatcccatcccatcccatcccatcccgtcccatcccattcccttgtcctgtcctATCTCTTCCTGTCCCGTCCCAACTTGTCCCTTCCCATCCATCCTGACCCATTCCCgtgtcccatcccatcccatcccatcccattcccgtGTCCCGTGTCCTGTGCTGACCTGTCCAGTCCCATATCCCGTGTCGTGTCCCGTATCCCGTGTCCCATATGCCGTGTCCCCTCTCCTGTCCGGTCCTGTCCCGTGTCCCGTCCCGTGTCCCGTCCCCGCCGCCGCCTGTGTTCAAAGCTCCATTTATCTGGACCTCACCAATCAGGCGCTGCCGCCCCGGCTCAGCCAATGGCAGCCGCGGCCGCCGACTCCTGGCCAATCAGCGCGCCGCCCGCAGCCGCGCGGCCAATGGCAGCGCGTTATTCTAATGAGCCCGTCTTTATCAGAGAAATGTTGGTGCTGCCCGAGCCCAACTTGAGGGGCCGGGGCCGGAGCCCCCCGAGGTCACCGGGACCCACCGGGACCCCCGTGCCAGCCTCACGCACGGGCAGCGCGGattctggggctctgcagccgcCGGTGGCAGCCCCGCCGCGGACCCCGGGGCTCCGCACAGCCCGCAGACCGGCGGCGATGGCCCAGCCGTCGCACCTCGGGGGTTACGGGCTCTGAGTGCCGCCTcgctgctgcagccatggaTGCCAACCTGCCGGGCACCTTCCTGCTCAACGGCCCCTCGCTGGGCGCCTTCCCCGAGGCCAAGGCGCCCGTTTGCCAGTACTCAGTGCAGAGCTCCTTCTACAAGCTGGCACCCCCGGGGCTGGGCGCCCAGCTGGCTGCGGGCACCCCGCACGGCATCTCCGACATCCTCGGCCGGCCCGCGGCGGCGCCCAACGGCGGCATCCTCCCCGGGTACCCGCACGCGGGCGGATTGAACGGACTGGGCTCGCCGGGCGTCTATTACGGGCCCCAGGTGGGCGCCCTCCCCAAGGCTGGCGGCGAGTACCTGCCCAGGGGCCGGAGCTGCTGGGCGGAGGCGGCCCCGGAGTGGCGGGGCGGCCGGCAGTGCGGCGGCCGTAAGTACCGGGGGGCTCGGAGCGGCTGCTGCGGCCCGGGGGGGTCCGTGGGTACCGCAGGGGATACAGACGAACCGCACTAAGGCGAGGGAATGGGCCGGGCTGTGTCTGTTCCATTGCCCTGCATGAGGTTGGTCAGCGGGCTCACCCAGGAGCCCAGTGCTGGAGTTGCTGGACCTCAAACGGTCACAGAACTTTTTGGCTCTAATGGCAAATAGTGGCTACTTTCACATAGTGGGAAAGtgcaaaagcaaagcaacagGAGCGGTGTTGCTTTGCCCCAGAgacaggcagagccagggcgTGTATGGGGAGTGGGGCAGAGTCTGCATGAGCGAGCATAAGGGTCCTGACTCTCATACAGCCACAGAGAGCTCACtaagggaggggagagggaggacaCAGCGAGTCGTGCATGTGCAGCAGAGGCCAGAGCACCAACTGCCCCCACTCCTGCCAGGATTTGTCATTAGAGCCGATTCTTTGCccccaggcagccacagctggcaaGGACAGGCAGAGCGCTCTGGCTCACAAGATCTCCCTGATTCTCAAGCAGCCTCACTGGGGTCCGTGCCTGGGTGGTTCATGGCAGAGACAGGCAGGATcaggagccccaggctggcagcactgctggagagCTGTCAGGGGCATTGCAGAATGTTGCTGCTGTCCCACAGGGTGGATGGGATGGGTGCATCCTCTGTCCCGTGGCAGGTTGCGTGCAGCTGTTCAgaacctgcagctctgctccccttcACCCCTTTGCAGGTGATGGTTTTGGAGCAGATGGGTTAGGCAGCCACGAGCCAATGACCTGCATCCTGCAAGGTGTGGGACATGGAGGTGTTCCCACTGCTGCATGGCTCTGGGGTCAAGCACTGTTGATAGTCCTTACCCTCTCAGCACAACCACCTAGCACTGTCCTTGACCAGGAGGTGCCTATCCCACCTGTGGGACCTTTaccctgggcagctcagccctccTGTTACAGGGGAGCAGGAATGAAGTTTTAATTTGCAGAGGAGCGGGTGTGGAGGGATTCTCTGGTCACTGAGTGTGGACAGAGAGTTGTCCAGAGCCgtgggctgcccagagctcacccactcctcccttcctctcctgtAGCCCCTGCTCACCTGGCTGACAGCATCCACAAGAAGAAGCACACGCGCCCGACCTTCACAGGACACCAGATCTTTGCCCTGGAGAAGACATTTGAGCAGACCAAGTACCTGGCAGGTCCGGAGCGGGCACGGCTGGCCTATTCCCTGGGCATGACCGAGTCCCAGGTGAAGGTGAGTACGGCGTCCCGCGCGGTCGGGGCGCGCAGCGTGCTGCCCGCTAACCGAGCTGGGGCACCAGGTCTGGTTCCAGAACCGCCGGACCAAATGGAGGAAGAAGAGCGCCCTGGAGCCCTCCTCATCCTCGCAGCGGGCGGGGGGCTCTGGCGGAGAGCGGGCGGCCTCTGAGACCGAGGACGATGAGTACAACAAACCCCTGGACCCGGACTCGGATGACGAGAAGATCcggctgctgctgaggaagcaCCGTGCAGCCTTCTCAATGCTGGGCTTGGGCACTCACAGCGGCTGAGcgggggcacagcctggcccctCTGAACCccccctgagcagcacagagccctgcctggctgctgggatggatggagctgCATGGGGAGCACggctcacagggctgggagcagcgcGCTGGTAGTGGCAGGTGCAGCTGTGCCATTGATGAAATAAAGGTGCCAGTCAAGTCCCAGCACTTGTTTCGTGGTCCAGGGTGGCCTTGTGAGGCTGGGCTAGAGAAGGGTTGGGGATAGGATGGACGGGGCAGGGTCTGGTGCTGCATGTGGCACAGGAGGTGCCCACAGAAGAAGGGGAGCCCTGGAGATTTTCCCAGGGTGTGAcccagcagcaagagctgctggTTCAAAAGTCACTCACTGGGGCCTCTTACTGGAAGCTCTTAGCAGCAAATAAATATCATTTATCTTAACGGCGTGAGTGAGAGCCCATTCACCTGTCGGGGCTGCAGGATTGATGTGGCATCAATAACCCCAGTGTGTTTGCCTGCCAACCTGTTGGGTgcccccctgctctgtgctgcacccCTGTGCAAAGGGGGCTGCACATTCAGATATTTGTGTGCACATGGGGCTGCACACCCCCTGTTCTGGCTCACCAGTGGCATGCCAGCTGtgggtgccagctgtgggtgccAGCTGTCCTTACCTGCTGAGGACACCAAAGGAGCTCCAGCTGGCACAGACAACAAGCTTGGCAGTTGTTCAGCCAAGAGCCAGCTAAGTGCCAGGCAGGTGTGAGCAAACACGTGGGCTGTGTCTTGGAAGGAAATCGATAGCAGATAAGGCACTGAtagcagcagaggggcagcagtggggctggggaagggctgcccctccctgcaatGTGGCTGAGTGCACGCTTGGGCCACTGGCACCTTTCAGTGCTGGGCACCAGCCTTGTGTGGGGCTGCAGATCATTGCTGTACAAGGCTCACACTTGGCTTAAAGCCCTTTTCAATCTCTCACTGGGCTCTGGGCACTTTGCAAGGAGCTCTGAGTGCTCAGTGCCACTTTTCCAGGGCTTagggcactgctgtccctgctcaggtccctccccagcccctgcattATGAGGGGCTCATAATGctcccccctcagcccctctgccTCCATGGGACAAATGCTGGGCCAGGACAGAGCTGATGGAGCTTTGGGATGGCAGGGAGCTCCCTTGGGAGCACAGTGACAGTGCCACCAGGAAGGGACACATCACTCTGTGGACAGAGCcagcactcagcagcagcagcaggttccACATGGTGGGAGAAgtgaggggctgctgctgctgggatatttttttaacattttctaagCTGCCCCCAGCTCGGCTGACAATTTTTAATGTACTAACTGCCTGGTCCAGTGAGCTGATTAATTGGTGCTGTGGAGATcaatacaaaacagaaaattaaaacaattttaaagtGATTAAGTAGTTTAACACCTGTCTGATGCCACGTCAGGGCTGGGAGACAAATAAAGCAGGTGGCAAAGGGCCTGCTGTAGCCAGGGAGAGTGACAaatggctgctgcagcctggctgccctgtgCATCCCCACGTTGAGACAGCACCCCAAACAGTGCAGATCCACACAGGGATCAGCCAGGTGGGCAGGACTGACCCTTCTCCTTGTGCTCGGCTCCAAATTTGAGCattgctgctgtgcccatcagtgctggggagcaatcggcagctctgccaggctgtgcccggTGCCAGGCAGCCTCAGGGTGTGCgggcagaggcaggaggcaCACGGGAGGTGCAGAACAaggcaggccaggctggcaggcagATGGATGGCAGCTCCGCTTCAATTCCGCATCGCTTTCCTCGCAGACAAACCCCGTCGGATTTTCATAAATCAAAGCACCACACtgtttaataaaaatttattgACTTACAAGTGATTATTTATCAAAAGGCCATTAATAGCAGCTCCGGGAATGATGTGCTACTGGGTGGTGCGTGGAGACTAATAGCAAATCAATGCCAGCAGCCGGGCAGAATGCATATGAGGGCTCCTGGCCCCAGTGGGGTGCacggctgctgcagccagagccagcagcccctACCCCGTGGGCCACCCAGTGCTCCCCCCCTGGTTATTTATGGCTTCCAAATGAAATGATCGATACTTTTAATCTAGAGCTAAATTTATTAACTTTCTCATCGGAGAGAGACGTATTGACTGGGGGCATGGGGTGGGAGAGGCAAGAGAAGATGGATGTGTGCCTCCTAACCTGTCcagccagctccctgcctgctgtggaGTGTCCTGAACGCTGCTGGGGACTGTCCCCAAGCACTGCAGGGTGGCTGCatgtcctgcagagctgaggagggctctgcaggctggctctgcaggttggctctgcaggcacctgcagctggATCCAAGTGCCtgagggcagggcaaggctgagCACGCGGAGGAAACGTCTGTGCCACCCTCAGAGAGgagagctctggggacacagcccttgGTAGGGCTGTCCCCCTCAGGAGGGGCTGCTGAACGGGGTGAAGTGAAGGAGATCAGCAGGCAgtgatgtccctgtccccaggtgtgtccccagctgcagggccatCCACAGCACTGCCTCAGCAACCCACAACTCACTGtgcctccccagagcagggctcttCATCCAAATGGcccctgagctggcagccagagcagcaaagTTCCATcaggaaatttaaaaagtgaaaattcagatttaagGCCACTTACACAGAGCAGCTGTCCTCACCTGGCATGGCAGATGCCCTTCCCAACAAATACTCAAAGTACAAAGGAGGCACTTTGGAACTGCCTTCTCCAGAGCAGTAGAAAATGCAAGCAGGTTTCAGCAGGTAGCAGTGCCTGCAGAAGAGAACCCAGAGAAGTGCCCAAGTTTGTAGGAATGtaaggaaaatgggaaagcacATGGGAGAAATGCTCAAATGCAAGTTGTTTTACCAAATAATTTACGTGCAGAGCAAAAAGGGGCACCACCTCCAGCACAAGATTTCAGTTTTTGTGCGTGCATGACAAGCTCAGATGCCAGTTTCCCTCAGGAGATATTTGAAAAGGGATTTGCTGCCCTAGCCATGAAGTCTTGGGCTCTCCTACACACTCCAGGCTCCCACTAGAGCATGTAGAGATTCCTCAGGAGCCCCACCTGCcactggggggacacctggcaccccacagccccaggggacagagggagatTTCCAAGGAGTAAGGAAAGGATTTCCAAGGAGTGTGATCCTTACtgcaccaggagcagggaagaggCTGCTACTCAGACACTGTAGAAGCAACAGTCTGGGTCAAGCTGACAGCAAGGTGGCGA includes these proteins:
- the NKX6-3 gene encoding homeobox protein Nkx-6.3; translated protein: MDANLPGTFLLNGPSLGAFPEAKAPVCQYSVQSSFYKLAPPGLGAQLAAGTPHGISDILGRPAAAPNGGILPGYPHAGGLNGLGSPGVYYGPQVGALPKAGGEYLPRGRSCWAEAAPEWRGGRQCGGPPAHLADSIHKKKHTRPTFTGHQIFALEKTFEQTKYLAGPERARLAYSLGMTESQVKVWFQNRRTKWRKKSALEPSSSSQRAGGSGGERAASETEDDEYNKPLDPDSDDEKIRLLLRKHRAAFSMLGLGTHSG